A part of Aegilops tauschii subsp. strangulata cultivar AL8/78 chromosome 2, Aet v6.0, whole genome shotgun sequence genomic DNA contains:
- the LOC109751263 gene encoding calmodulin-1: protein MAIRGVPSQREMTVAEFKEWLKQFDADGDGRISRAELREAIRSRGGWFTTLRAGRAVRRADRDKSGFVDDAEVENLVAFAQKDLGMRISAW, encoded by the coding sequence aTGGCGATCAGGGGGGTACCTTCGCAGCGGGAGATGACGGTGGCGGAGTTCAAGGAGTGGCTGAAGCAGTTCGACGCGGACGGCGACGGCCGGATCAGCAGGGCCGAGCTCCGCGAGGCCATCCGCAGCCGCGGCGGCTGGTTCACCACCCTCAGGGCCGGCCGCGCCGTCCGCCGCGCCGACAGGGACAAGAGCGGCTTCGTCGACGACGCCGAGGTGGAGAACCTCGTCGCCTTCGCGCAGAAGGATCTCGGCATGAGGATCTCTGCCTGGTAG